A stretch of Miscanthus floridulus cultivar M001 chromosome 13, ASM1932011v1, whole genome shotgun sequence DNA encodes these proteins:
- the LOC136499438 gene encoding chaperone protein ClpC4, chloroplastic-like codes for MTTLIGNDEVSSGMSAVPVVTKEDIRHIVSLWTGVPIHELSTDETTKLLRMEEALHGRIIGQHEAVTAISRAIRRARVGLSDPRRPIASFVFAGPTGVSKSELAAYYYGSEDAMVRLDMSELMEKHAAAKLVGAPPGYVEHGEGGQLTEAVRRRPHTLVFLDEVEKAHPEVMDVLLQVLHDGRLTNGMGRTVDFTNTLIIMMSNIVGGGGANGGSDKEVVEEEMKRYFRPELLNRLDETIVFRPLTS; via the coding sequence ATGACAACCCTGATCGGCAACGACGAGGTGAGTTCTGGCATGTCTGCGGTGCCAGTGGTCACCAAGGAAGACATCCGCCACATCGTCTCGCTCTGGACCGGCGTGCCCATCCACGAACTCTCCACCGACGAGACCACCAAGCTGCTCAGGATGGAGGAGGCCCTGCACGGGCGCATCATCGGCCAGCACGAGGCCGTGACGGCGATAAGCCGTGCCATCCGGCGCGCCCGCGTCGGGCTCAGCGACCCGCGCCGGCCGATCGCGAGCTTCGTGTTCGCCGGCCCGACGGGCGTCAGCAAGTCGGAGCTGGCGGCCTACTACTACGGCTCGGAGGACGCCATGGTGCGGCTGGACATGAGCGAGCTGATGGAGAAGCACGCAGCGGCGAAGCTGGTCGGCGCGCCCCCGGGGTACGTCGAGCACGGCGAGGGCGGGCAGCTGACGGAGGCCGTGCGCCGGCGGCCGCACACGCTGGTGTTCCTGGACGAGGTCGAGAAGGCGCACCCGGAGGTGATGGACGTCTTGCTGCAGGTCCTGCACGACGGCCGGCTGACCAACGGTATGGGGAGGACCGTGGACTTCACCAACACGCTCATCATCATGATGTCCAacatcgtcggcggcggcggcgccaacgGCGGCAGCGATAAGGAGGTGGTGGAAGAGGAGATGAAGCGCTACTTCCGGCCCGAGTTACTGAACCGGCTGGACGAGACGATCGTGTTCAGGCCGCTGACGAGCTGA